A genomic segment from Glycine max cultivar Williams 82 chromosome 1, Glycine_max_v4.0, whole genome shotgun sequence encodes:
- the LOC100819759 gene encoding uncharacterized protein, with amino-acid sequence MAATASNNDVAAAADGPVMSLINKRLRALRKKLNRILAMEEAVTQGKPLNKEQEEVLRSKPSVLALIDELEKLRQPLATALSEELQNNGTSSQNSRETETETENETLAESSGSVEPNTNSTTNDVVVEDLLNLLYFGSLFDVKSDFASTMLTRTHERGCCLTYDYVTDDATDLLGEKDLDSISALRGLLVSRPADSSFSHKNALQRCLEHARLWLTKSEQPIEPDTDVTYAALREKLNKIMSSEYFITTPEMKAPVEVAAAAAGGNYVSFHVPVHGSVVPVEVEQPVFQSQEKDEGTANFQGHGSEEDLSDHEGELQKDEVEAENAGEVVSAQHEQANQQADVEYNERDVEAKDQQSYPRRGYQNHRGGRGGGGRRGYSNGRGGRSGGRGGYQNGRNQYYDQPGNYYPRNNYYNNRGRGGRGGGYYNNHGAGGQVNHVAGDVGVQS; translated from the exons ATGGCGGCCACCGCAAGCAACAACGACGTCGCCGCCGCCGCCGACGGCCCCGTGATGAGCCTAATCAACAAGCGCCTCCGCGCCCTCCGCAAGAAGCTGAACCGCATCCTCGCCATGGAAGAGGCCGTCACCCAGGGCAAGCCTCTGAACAAGGAGCAGGAAGAGGTTCTCCGCTCCAAACCCTCCGTCCTTGCTCTCATCGACGAGCTCGAGAAGCTCCGCCAGCCTCTCGCCACCGCCCTCTCCGAAGAGCTCCAAAACAACGGCACCTCCTCTCAAAACTCTCGCGAGACCGAGACCGAGACCGAAAACGAAACCCTAGCTGAGAGCTCCGGTTCGGTTGAGCCGAACACGAACTCGACCACGAACGACGTCGTTGTGGAGGACCTGCTTAATTTGCTCTACTTTGGTTCGCTCTTTGACGTGAAGAGTGACTTTGCGTCCACGATGCTTACCAGGACGCACGAACGCGGCTGCTGCTTGACCTACGACTACGTCACCGACGACGCCACCGATCTGCTCGGCGAGAAGGACTTGGATTCGATCTCCGCCCTGCGCGGGCTGCTCGTTTCGCGGCCCGCGGATTCAAGCTTCTCCCACAAGAACGCGCTACAGCGCTGCCTGGAACACGCCAGGCTGTGGCTTACCAAGTCGGAGCAGCCCATTGAACCTGATACTGATGTTACTT ATGCTGCATTGAGGGAGAAGTTGAACAAGATTATGTCTTCGGAGTACTTTATTACCACTCCTGAGATGAAGGCTCCGGTTGAAGTTGCTGCGGCTGCTGCTGGGGGTAATTACGTGTCTTTCCATGTGCCGGTGCATGGGTCTGTGGTTCCAGTTGAAGTTGAGCAACCCGTTTTTCAGTCTCAGGAGAAG GATGAAGGAACTGCAAATTTTCAAGGACATGGATCTGAAGAAGATCTGTCTGATCATGAGGGAGAGCTTCAGAAG GATGAAGTAGAAGCAGAAAATGCAGGTGAAGTGGTGTCAGCTCAACATGAACAGGCGAACCAACAAGCAGATGTAGAGTATAATGAGCGAGATGTAGAGGCAAAGGACCAGCAGTCATACCCCAGGAGGGGTTATCAGAACCATAGAGGTGGTCGTGGTGGAGGTGGTCGCAGGGGTTACTCAAATGGTCGTGGAGGTCGAAGTGGTGGCAGAGGAGGCTACCAAAACGGGCGCAATCAATACTACGATCAGCCTGGAAATTATTATCCAAGGAACAACTATTATAACAACAGAGGAAGGGGCGGCAGAGGTGGTGGCTATTACAACAACCATGGTGCAGGCGGTCAAGTTAATCATGTCGCAGGTGATGTGGGGGTGCAATCATGA